From one Alicyclobacillus acidocaldarius subsp. acidocaldarius Tc-4-1 genomic stretch:
- a CDS encoding UDP-N-acetylmuramoyl-L-alanyl-D-glutamate--2,6-diaminopimelate ligase has protein sequence MRLRQLFQPFVNFQVTNGENPDVVNITTDSRDVEPGSLFVAVRGHTVDGHRFARQAVERGAVAVMVEEPVADLPASIPQVVVPDTRHWSALVADRLFGSPSRELRVIGVTGTNGKTTVTHIVRHLLDTSGRRAGLIGTVGAKLGQASWPLPNTTPEAVEVHRWLRRFADEGATHAVMEVSSHALVERRAAGVSFACAAFTNLTQDHLDFHGTMERYAAAKALLFSRLGNGAGDDPARSVYAVLNADDPWSWVMAEASAAPILTYGMERSADVKARDVRLSASGARFWVDSPAGAFEIETPLIGRFNVYNTLAAVAIALVEGLTPTEIRDGIRSYPSVPGRMERIDEGQPFSVFVDYAHTPDGLENVLAAVREFAPARVLVVVGCGGDRDRTKRPKMAEVAVRLADRAIFTSDNPRSEDPFAILADMRAGVHAAQEHKVREEVDRRRAIEMAISEAEPGDVVVIAGKGHEDYQIIGAEKRHFDDREEARRAIRARYGRN, from the coding sequence TTGCGACTGAGACAGCTGTTTCAGCCTTTCGTAAATTTTCAAGTCACCAACGGGGAGAACCCTGACGTCGTGAACATCACCACTGACTCGCGGGACGTCGAACCCGGCAGCCTGTTTGTGGCGGTGCGCGGCCACACGGTGGACGGACACCGGTTTGCCCGGCAGGCTGTGGAGCGCGGTGCCGTGGCGGTGATGGTGGAAGAGCCCGTGGCCGACTTGCCTGCATCCATTCCTCAGGTGGTGGTGCCGGATACGCGCCATTGGAGCGCGCTGGTCGCGGACAGGCTGTTTGGAAGCCCGTCGCGCGAGCTCCGGGTGATTGGAGTCACGGGCACCAACGGCAAAACCACCGTGACGCACATCGTGCGTCACTTGCTCGATACCTCAGGGAGAAGAGCTGGACTCATTGGGACGGTCGGTGCCAAACTGGGTCAAGCCTCTTGGCCGCTTCCCAACACGACGCCTGAGGCCGTGGAGGTCCATCGATGGCTTCGTCGGTTCGCGGACGAAGGCGCGACACACGCAGTGATGGAGGTGTCGTCGCACGCGCTCGTGGAGCGGCGGGCGGCGGGGGTGTCGTTCGCCTGCGCCGCGTTCACGAACTTGACACAAGATCACCTCGATTTTCACGGTACCATGGAACGGTATGCAGCGGCGAAGGCGCTCCTGTTCTCTCGGCTCGGCAATGGCGCGGGGGATGATCCGGCCCGTTCCGTCTACGCGGTCCTCAATGCGGACGATCCCTGGTCTTGGGTGATGGCGGAGGCCTCCGCTGCGCCGATCCTCACCTACGGGATGGAGCGCTCTGCGGACGTCAAGGCTCGGGACGTGCGGCTTTCGGCAAGTGGCGCGCGCTTCTGGGTAGATTCCCCCGCAGGCGCGTTCGAGATTGAAACGCCGCTCATCGGCCGATTTAACGTCTACAACACGCTGGCGGCGGTCGCCATCGCCCTCGTGGAAGGGCTCACGCCGACAGAAATCCGGGACGGCATTCGCTCGTATCCGAGCGTGCCCGGCCGGATGGAGCGTATCGACGAGGGCCAGCCGTTCTCGGTGTTTGTGGATTACGCGCACACGCCGGACGGGCTCGAGAACGTGCTCGCGGCGGTTCGCGAGTTCGCACCTGCGCGCGTCCTCGTGGTGGTGGGCTGTGGCGGCGATCGCGACCGCACCAAGCGCCCCAAGATGGCGGAGGTGGCAGTGAGACTGGCGGACCGGGCCATCTTCACGAGTGACAACCCGCGGAGCGAGGATCCCTTCGCCATCCTCGCGGACATGCGCGCTGGCGTCCATGCGGCGCAAGAGCACAAGGTGCGGGAAGAGGTGGATCGCCGGCGCGCCATTGAGATGGCCATCTCGGAAGCGGAGCCTGGAGACGTCGTCGTGATCGCGGGTAAGGGACACGAGGACTACCAGATCATCGGCGCGGAGAAGCGCCATTTTGACGATCGCGAAGAAGCCCGCCGAGCCATACGCGCGCGGTACGGGCGGAACTAG
- the mraY gene encoding phospho-N-acetylmuramoyl-pentapeptide-transferase: MDIQALLLTALAAFVIGVLLGPIAIPLLHRLKFGQSIREEGPKHHQSKAGTPTMGGVIILAAVVLTTLRFAFGSLDTVMMLVATVGFGLIGFADDLIKIVKKRNLGLTAKQKVVFQSLLTVMLFLLLYREQGQEALSVHIPFTDAAIRLGFLYILFLMLVLVGTTNAVNLTDGLDGLLSGSAIMVFAAYAVYAYWHTSYDVALYCAAMVGALAAFLVFNRHPAKVFMGDTGSLAIGGGLAMAAVLTHSELTLILFGLVFVIEALSVIIQVFSYQMFGRRVFRMSPLHHHFELGGWSEWEVVILFWLASFICAFGTLAMVSH, encoded by the coding sequence TTGGACATTCAGGCGCTCTTGCTGACGGCGCTCGCGGCATTCGTGATCGGCGTGCTCTTGGGGCCCATCGCCATTCCGCTCTTGCACCGCCTCAAGTTTGGCCAGTCGATTCGCGAAGAGGGGCCCAAGCACCATCAGTCGAAGGCCGGCACGCCCACGATGGGCGGCGTGATCATCCTCGCTGCGGTGGTGCTGACGACCCTCCGATTTGCGTTCGGCAGCCTGGACACGGTCATGATGCTTGTCGCCACGGTGGGGTTCGGGCTGATTGGTTTCGCGGACGATCTGATTAAAATTGTAAAGAAGCGAAACCTGGGGCTTACAGCCAAGCAGAAAGTGGTGTTTCAGTCCCTGCTGACAGTCATGTTGTTCCTTCTCTTGTATCGGGAGCAGGGGCAGGAGGCGCTGTCCGTGCATATCCCTTTCACGGACGCCGCGATTCGCCTCGGCTTCTTGTACATCCTGTTTCTGATGCTGGTGTTGGTGGGCACGACCAACGCGGTCAACCTCACGGACGGACTGGACGGGCTGTTGTCGGGCTCGGCCATCATGGTGTTTGCGGCGTATGCGGTGTACGCCTATTGGCACACGAGCTACGATGTGGCCCTGTACTGTGCAGCCATGGTAGGGGCGCTCGCCGCGTTTCTCGTGTTCAACCGACATCCGGCGAAAGTGTTCATGGGCGACACGGGGTCGCTTGCCATCGGCGGGGGGCTCGCCATGGCCGCCGTCCTGACGCACAGCGAATTGACACTCATCCTGTTCGGCCTTGTGTTCGTTATCGAGGCTCTGTCCGTCATCATTCAGGTGTTTTCGTATCAGATGTTTGGACGGCGCGTCTTTCGCATGAGCCCGCTGCATCACCATTTCGAGCTCGGCGGCTGGTCGGAGTGGGAGGTCGTCATCCTCTTCTGGCTCGCGTCGTTCATCTGCGCCTTTGGCACGCTCGCGATGGTGTCGCATTGA